One genomic segment of Peribacillus sp. FSL H8-0477 includes these proteins:
- the plsY gene encoding glycerol-3-phosphate 1-O-acyltransferase PlsY has product MLSIILCLLLAYLIGSIPSGLIIGKTFYHTDIREHGSKNLGGTNTFRTLGVKAGIVVTSMDILKGTLATTLPLLLDTDIHLLLAGVFAVIGHMFPVFAGFRGGKAVATSAGVVLGTHPILFLILVVVFFISLYLSKYVSLSSMIAAVASLTYALFFANEDKPLLIVLAVFVVFIFYKHRANIKRIKNKTEPKITWL; this is encoded by the coding sequence ATGTTATCAATTATATTATGTTTACTGCTTGCCTACTTAATTGGGTCAATTCCTTCTGGATTGATCATTGGAAAAACCTTTTATCATACAGATATTCGTGAACATGGCAGCAAAAATCTAGGTGGTACCAATACCTTTCGAACACTCGGGGTAAAGGCTGGGATCGTCGTAACCAGTATGGATATTTTAAAAGGCACACTTGCAACTACTCTCCCGCTTCTTCTTGATACAGATATTCATTTGCTTCTTGCCGGGGTATTTGCGGTTATAGGTCATATGTTTCCTGTATTCGCAGGTTTTCGTGGAGGAAAAGCAGTTGCCACATCAGCAGGCGTAGTTCTTGGAACCCACCCAATTTTATTTCTAATATTGGTAGTGGTCTTCTTTATTTCTTTATACCTGAGCAAATATGTATCACTTTCTTCAATGATTGCAGCTGTGGCATCTTTAACTTATGCGCTGTTTTTTGCAAATGAAGATAAACCCCTGCTCATCGTACTTGCTGTGTTTGTGGTCTTCATTTTTTATAAACACCGCGCAAACATTAAACGGATTAAGAATAAAACGGAACCGAAAATCACCTGGCTTTAA
- a CDS encoding purine/pyrimidine permease, giving the protein MKNLVSAFQWVAFVMASSIVAPIAVADLFGLSGADAAEFVQRTIFVLGVAGLLQVTLGHKLPINEGPAGLWWGVFALYAGMSTTLFATATETLQALQGAMLMSGVLFIILSLAGLIDKISKLFTPVVTGIYILLLVMQLSKSFLNGMLGVGYNSSGVDLKIAALSLVTVLFTFYVTRHKVDAIRQYGVLIALMFGWALFALFGAAKPITSSHQSMISLPKMFVFGEPHFDFGMIMTSIFVTLLLLTNMIASVRVVENLMKSLGIIQTKVSLKKGGFVTGVNQLIGGVFSAIGPVPISGAAGFIATTRITSRLPFILGAVLIIGFSLFPSIMNIFSSLPVPVGYSVTFVVFASMIGMAFSDFDKEADSARVRSVIGVSLLCGVGVMFVPSEAFKGISPIVTSLLSNGLIFGTIVAIMTDQWLLFISKKRVSR; this is encoded by the coding sequence ATGAAAAATCTAGTTTCAGCCTTCCAGTGGGTAGCTTTTGTGATGGCATCATCCATTGTAGCACCTATTGCGGTAGCTGATTTATTTGGTTTGAGCGGTGCTGATGCTGCTGAATTCGTACAGCGGACTATATTCGTTCTAGGAGTGGCAGGTCTGCTCCAAGTGACTCTAGGGCACAAGCTCCCGATTAATGAAGGTCCTGCTGGTTTGTGGTGGGGAGTATTTGCACTCTATGCAGGAATGAGTACAACGTTGTTTGCCACTGCAACAGAGACACTTCAAGCTCTTCAGGGAGCTATGCTGATGAGCGGAGTATTGTTTATTATCCTGAGTTTAGCGGGATTAATAGATAAAATCAGTAAACTTTTTACACCGGTGGTAACCGGTATCTACATATTGCTGCTGGTCATGCAGCTCAGTAAATCATTTTTGAATGGGATGCTGGGTGTCGGCTATAATAGTTCAGGAGTAGACTTAAAAATCGCAGCCTTAAGTCTCGTGACAGTTCTATTTACTTTTTATGTGACAAGGCATAAAGTGGACGCAATCAGGCAATATGGAGTTTTAATCGCTCTTATGTTTGGGTGGGCACTATTTGCACTATTTGGTGCGGCCAAACCAATTACATCTTCTCACCAGTCAATGATTTCTTTACCGAAAATGTTTGTATTTGGGGAACCTCATTTTGATTTTGGTATGATTATGACATCAATATTTGTCACATTGCTGTTATTAACGAACATGATTGCTAGTGTACGCGTTGTTGAAAATTTAATGAAATCTCTCGGAATTATCCAAACTAAAGTCAGCTTAAAAAAAGGCGGCTTTGTTACCGGAGTCAATCAGCTGATCGGCGGAGTGTTCAGTGCCATTGGACCTGTCCCAATTTCAGGTGCAGCAGGATTTATTGCCACAACCCGTATTACCTCAAGACTGCCGTTTATTTTAGGTGCTGTCTTAATTATAGGTTTTAGCTTATTTCCTAGCATTATGAATATATTTTCATCTTTACCTGTTCCTGTGGGATATTCTGTTACCTTCGTTGTCTTTGCGAGTATGATCGGAATGGCTTTTTCGGACTTCGATAAAGAAGCAGATTCAGCTAGAGTAAGGAGTGTGATCGGTGTCTCTTTATTATGTGGTGTGGGTGTGATGTTCGTACCTTCCGAAGCGTTTAAAGGTATTTCACCGATTGTGACTTCATTATTAAGTAATGGACTGATATTTGGAACCATTGTAGCGATAATGACTGATCAGTGGTTATTATTTATTTCTAAAAAGCGTGTCTCGCGATGA
- a CDS encoding CoA-binding protein, which produces MTIENPTRSEMGAMLKKAKRIAVIGLSDKPDRTSYMVSEAMQKSGYEIIPVNPSVEEVLGVKAVSSLKEIDGHIDIVNVFRRSEFLPEIAREFAEIDADIFWAQLGVVNEEAYEYLKDKGYTVIMDRCIKVEHALTK; this is translated from the coding sequence ATGACCATTGAAAATCCAACCCGGTCTGAAATGGGTGCTATGTTAAAAAAAGCTAAACGAATTGCTGTTATCGGATTATCTGATAAACCAGACAGAACCTCTTACATGGTCTCTGAAGCCATGCAAAAGAGCGGATATGAAATTATTCCAGTAAATCCAAGCGTGGAGGAAGTACTAGGGGTAAAGGCCGTTTCATCGCTTAAAGAAATTGATGGACATATTGATATTGTAAATGTATTCAGGCGATCGGAGTTCCTTCCCGAAATTGCCAGAGAGTTTGCTGAGATTGACGCTGATATCTTTTGGGCACAGCTCGGTGTGGTTAATGAGGAAGCATATGAATACCTGAAGGACAAAGGTTATACAGTCATCATGGATCGTTGTATTAAAGTCGAACATGCCCTTACGAAGTAA
- the parE gene encoding DNA topoisomerase IV subunit B: MAKNSKEFAYDEDAIQVLEGLEAVRKRPGMYIGSTDARGLHHLVYEIVDNAVDEALAGHGDQIIVKIHKDNSISVTDKGRGMPTGMHKLGKPTPEVILTILHAGGKFGQGGYKTSGGLHGVGASVVNALSEWLVVKIKRDGFVYEQRFINGGKPETTLEKVGKTNQSGTLIHFKPDPTIFSVTSYNYDTLSERLRESAFLLKGFKIELIDERHDKQDIFYYENGIEAFVEYLNEEKDTLHSIVSLEGNQNGIELDFAFQFNDGYSENILSFVNNVRTKDGGTHEIGAKTALTRAFNDYARKSGMLKEKDKNLEGTDIREGLSAIISVRIPEELLQFEGQTKSKLGSSEARSAVDSIVSEHLAYFFEEDPNTSTLLVKKSVKAFQAREAARKAREDARSGKKRKKSDTMLSGKLTPAQSKNPDKNELYLVEGDSAGGSAKQGRDRRFQAVLPLRGKVLNTEKAKLQDIMKNEEINTIIHAIGAGVGPEFTVADTNYDKIVIMTDADTDGAHIQVLLLTFFYKYMRPLFEAGKIFIALPPLYKVSKGNGKKAVLEYAWNDEELQGAIDKVGKGYMIQRYKGLGEMNADQLWDTTMNPETRTLIRVKLEDVARAERRITTLMGDKVEPRRKWIESNVKFGLEEESNILDNENISVAEEGK; this comes from the coding sequence GTGGCAAAAAATAGTAAAGAGTTTGCGTACGATGAAGATGCCATACAGGTATTAGAAGGACTCGAGGCTGTAAGAAAGCGCCCGGGTATGTATATTGGAAGCACAGATGCGAGAGGACTCCACCATTTAGTATATGAAATTGTCGATAATGCCGTGGATGAAGCACTTGCGGGACACGGAGATCAAATTATCGTAAAAATACATAAAGATAACAGCATTAGTGTCACGGACAAAGGACGCGGAATGCCAACAGGGATGCATAAGCTTGGCAAGCCGACACCTGAAGTAATTCTTACCATTCTTCATGCTGGCGGTAAATTTGGTCAAGGCGGATATAAAACAAGCGGGGGACTGCATGGAGTAGGGGCTTCTGTTGTTAATGCGCTTTCTGAATGGCTGGTTGTGAAAATTAAACGTGATGGTTTTGTTTATGAACAACGTTTTATTAATGGAGGAAAGCCGGAAACTACACTTGAGAAGGTCGGGAAAACGAACCAATCGGGAACCCTGATTCATTTCAAGCCTGATCCGACTATCTTTTCTGTGACGAGTTATAACTATGACACCTTATCTGAACGATTACGTGAATCTGCGTTTTTGTTAAAAGGCTTTAAAATTGAATTAATCGATGAACGTCATGATAAACAAGATATTTTTTATTATGAAAATGGAATTGAAGCATTTGTTGAGTATTTGAATGAAGAAAAAGATACCCTTCATAGTATCGTTAGTTTAGAGGGCAATCAGAATGGCATAGAATTAGATTTTGCGTTTCAATTTAATGACGGTTACTCAGAAAATATTTTAAGCTTTGTTAATAATGTTCGGACAAAAGATGGCGGTACGCATGAAATCGGTGCGAAAACAGCTCTGACTCGTGCTTTCAATGACTATGCGAGAAAAAGCGGTATGTTAAAAGAAAAAGATAAGAATCTTGAAGGTACAGATATCCGGGAGGGCCTCTCAGCGATTATCTCCGTTCGAATTCCAGAAGAATTGCTGCAATTTGAAGGACAAACAAAAAGCAAACTGGGCTCAAGTGAAGCACGATCAGCAGTTGATTCAATTGTGTCCGAGCATTTGGCTTATTTCTTTGAGGAAGACCCGAATACGAGTACACTCTTGGTTAAAAAATCTGTCAAAGCTTTTCAGGCTCGTGAAGCAGCAAGAAAAGCACGGGAAGACGCTAGAAGCGGGAAAAAGCGGAAGAAATCAGATACCATGCTGTCTGGTAAATTAACACCAGCACAATCGAAAAATCCTGACAAAAATGAACTTTATCTTGTAGAAGGAGACTCTGCAGGAGGTTCAGCTAAACAAGGGAGAGACAGGAGATTTCAAGCAGTCCTGCCGCTTCGTGGAAAGGTCTTAAATACAGAAAAGGCTAAGCTGCAGGATATCATGAAGAATGAAGAAATCAACACGATTATTCATGCCATTGGTGCTGGCGTGGGACCTGAATTTACTGTGGCAGATACAAACTACGACAAAATTGTCATCATGACTGATGCAGATACAGATGGAGCTCATATCCAAGTATTGCTCTTGACATTCTTTTATAAGTACATGAGACCATTGTTTGAAGCAGGAAAGATTTTTATCGCGTTGCCTCCTCTTTATAAAGTTAGTAAAGGAAACGGAAAAAAAGCGGTACTCGAATATGCCTGGAACGATGAAGAATTGCAAGGTGCCATTGATAAAGTTGGGAAAGGCTATATGATCCAACGGTATAAAGGTCTTGGAGAAATGAATGCAGATCAGCTTTGGGATACTACGATGAATCCAGAGACTAGAACCTTAATTCGAGTGAAATTAGAAGATGTTGCCCGAGCGGAAAGAAGGATTACGACCTTAATGGGAGATAAAGTAGAACCACGACGTAAATGGATTGAATCAAATGTTAAATTTGGTCTCGAAGAAGAATCGAATATTTTAGATAATGAAAATATATCGGTAGCAGAGGAGGGCAAATAA
- the parC gene encoding DNA topoisomerase IV subunit A: MASEEVYRDLPLEEVIGDRFGRYSKYIIQDRALPDARDGLKPVQRRILYAMHVEGNTHEKAYRKSAKTVGNVIGNYHPHGDSSVYEAMVRMSQDWKLRKELIQMHGNNGSIDGDPPAAMRYTEARLSAIASELLRDIDKRTVEFVSNFDDTSVEPIVLPAMFPTLLANGSTGISAGYATEIPPHQLGEVIDAAIMRIDKPDASVDELMTVIKGPDFPTGGIIQGVEGIKKAYETGKGKIIIRSKAEIEDIRGGKQQIVITEIPYEVNKANLVKKMDEFRLDRKVEGMNEVRDETDRTGLRIVIELKKDANANGVLNYLYKNSDLQVAYNFNMVAIYKKHPTLMSLPMLLDAYINHRKEVISNRSRYELQKAHDRAHIVDGLIKALSILDEVISIIRSSKDKRDAKNNLMEKFDFSEPQSEAIVSLQLYRLTNTDITALQAEGAELKQKIEELSKILDSEKLLQQVIKKELRSVKKGFNDTRRSKIEDKIEELKINLEVLIASEDVIVTVTKQGYVKRTSLRSYTASGGLDFGMKDTDRMLQKIDANTTDVLLLFTNKGNFLYCPVHQLPDVRWKETGQHIANIIPIDRDEQILKVIPIKDFEQPQYLLFITKNGMVKKTDLICYKAQRHSKPLVAVNLKGDDELIDVHLTDGTADIFLATHFGYSLWFDEEEITPVGIRAAGVKGINLKEDDFVAGGKVISKQTAGTIFIATQRGAVKKMKLSEFEKASRAKRGVLLLRELKSHPHRVVGLDIVIQSDSVFLLTDKQYVENIHISSLRPADRYSNGSFIIDETENGKVCELWKVSVEEN; encoded by the coding sequence ATGGCCAGTGAAGAGGTATATAGGGATTTGCCCCTAGAAGAGGTAATCGGAGATCGTTTTGGACGTTATAGTAAGTATATTATTCAAGACCGTGCGCTGCCGGATGCTAGAGATGGCTTGAAGCCGGTACAGCGTCGTATTTTATACGCTATGCATGTAGAAGGAAATACTCATGAGAAGGCTTACCGGAAATCTGCCAAAACCGTGGGTAATGTTATTGGTAATTATCACCCCCATGGTGATTCTTCTGTGTACGAAGCGATGGTACGGATGAGTCAAGACTGGAAACTGCGAAAAGAATTAATTCAAATGCATGGAAACAATGGTAGTATTGACGGCGATCCTCCAGCAGCAATGAGATATACAGAGGCACGTCTTTCAGCTATCGCTTCTGAATTACTCCGAGATATTGATAAACGGACAGTAGAGTTTGTATCCAACTTTGATGATACTTCCGTAGAACCTATCGTTCTGCCTGCGATGTTCCCGACGCTGCTTGCCAATGGCTCAACCGGTATTTCAGCGGGGTATGCAACTGAAATCCCTCCGCATCAATTGGGCGAGGTTATTGATGCAGCAATCATGCGAATCGATAAACCGGACGCCAGTGTAGATGAATTGATGACCGTCATTAAGGGACCTGATTTCCCGACTGGAGGGATTATCCAAGGGGTAGAAGGAATTAAAAAAGCTTATGAAACCGGTAAAGGAAAAATTATCATTCGGTCTAAGGCTGAAATTGAAGACATTCGCGGCGGTAAACAGCAGATAGTCATTACCGAAATACCTTATGAAGTGAATAAAGCTAATTTAGTCAAGAAGATGGACGAGTTTAGACTGGATCGTAAGGTTGAGGGAATGAATGAAGTCCGTGATGAAACGGATCGTACCGGATTGAGAATTGTCATTGAGCTTAAAAAAGACGCCAATGCAAACGGTGTTTTAAATTATTTATATAAAAACTCTGATTTGCAAGTTGCCTATAACTTTAATATGGTGGCTATTTATAAAAAGCACCCAACTTTAATGAGCCTGCCTATGTTGTTGGATGCGTATATTAACCATCGTAAAGAAGTTATTAGTAACCGTTCACGTTATGAATTACAAAAAGCACATGATCGTGCGCATATTGTAGATGGTCTAATTAAAGCGCTGTCCATTCTCGACGAAGTTATTTCTATCATCCGTTCGTCTAAGGATAAGCGAGATGCAAAAAATAACTTGATGGAAAAATTTGATTTCAGCGAGCCTCAATCTGAAGCGATTGTTTCTTTACAATTATATAGACTGACCAATACTGATATCACGGCCTTGCAAGCGGAAGGTGCGGAGCTTAAACAAAAAATTGAAGAGCTCTCAAAAATTCTTGATAGCGAAAAGCTTTTACAACAAGTCATTAAAAAGGAACTAAGATCTGTTAAAAAAGGATTTAATGATACACGCAGATCCAAAATAGAAGATAAAATAGAAGAACTGAAAATTAATCTTGAAGTGCTGATAGCGAGTGAAGATGTAATTGTGACAGTCACAAAGCAGGGGTATGTGAAACGAACCTCACTCCGTTCCTATACTGCATCCGGAGGTCTTGACTTTGGGATGAAAGACACGGATAGAATGCTTCAAAAGATAGATGCAAATACAACGGATGTTCTTTTGTTGTTTACGAATAAAGGGAACTTCCTCTATTGTCCCGTCCATCAGCTCCCAGATGTCCGTTGGAAGGAAACAGGGCAGCATATTGCCAATATCATTCCGATTGATCGTGATGAACAGATCTTAAAGGTTATCCCAATTAAAGACTTTGAACAGCCGCAGTATTTGCTGTTTATTACGAAGAATGGGATGGTCAAAAAAACAGACTTAATTTGTTATAAGGCTCAACGTCATTCTAAGCCGCTTGTAGCCGTTAATTTAAAAGGCGATGACGAACTAATTGATGTTCACTTAACCGATGGAACAGCAGATATATTCTTGGCTACTCACTTTGGGTACTCGCTCTGGTTTGATGAAGAAGAAATTACCCCAGTAGGTATTCGTGCTGCAGGGGTTAAAGGAATTAATCTAAAAGAAGATGACTTTGTTGCGGGTGGTAAAGTCATTAGTAAACAAACTGCTGGCACCATCTTTATTGCTACGCAGCGAGGTGCAGTGAAAAAAATGAAGCTTTCTGAATTTGAAAAAGCTTCGCGGGCGAAACGTGGAGTTCTGCTTCTTCGGGAGCTTAAATCGCATCCGCATCGCGTGGTTGGGCTGGACATTGTTATTCAAAGTGATTCGGTATTCCTGTTAACCGATAAACAGTATGTCGAAAACATTCACATTAGCAGCCTGCGCCCGGCAGACCGATATTCAAACGGTTCATTTATTATTGATGAAACAGAAAATGGTAAAGTTTGTGAATTGTGGAAAGTCAGTGTTGAAGAGAATTAA
- a CDS encoding cytochrome ubiquinol oxidase subunit I: MDDLVIARSLFGTTMGFHIIFATLGVGLPLMMIIAELMYQKTKDYHYVIMAKRWTKTFAILLGVGIPTGTIAGTQLSLLWPGFMEVIGKVMVLPFQIEIYAFFLEALFMSIYVYAAERLPPWARTLSLVLVAFGAMASAVLISNVHSFEGTPAGFKMENGVISDVQPWVAFFNPSFIVTAIHVVLTAYTTGAFVIAAVAAFKMLRIGPKSVDYLFHKKALKICVITGGIFALFTALNGHVVTQKLHEYQPEKLAAAEGLFETQTHAPLTMLGYTDRETQEVKYGIEIPWALSFLSGNSFDTEVIGLNDFPEEEWPPLFVHTLFNFMVITGSMLIVIALFIYLWNFRRKREIPKWMLVILVLSGPMAMMSIEAGWIFACTGRQPWTIYRMLSTADSVTTSTNLGPLFASFAVVYAILGIAVVSVLLYYFKRNTIQDDIYRAEQKGLPLYGSNS, encoded by the coding sequence GTGGATGATTTGGTTATAGCAAGGTCATTATTTGGCACGACGATGGGCTTTCACATAATTTTTGCTACCCTTGGTGTTGGATTACCATTGATGATGATTATTGCCGAATTGATGTATCAAAAAACGAAGGACTATCATTACGTCATTATGGCCAAGCGCTGGACGAAGACTTTTGCCATTTTGCTTGGCGTAGGGATTCCAACGGGTACAATTGCCGGCACGCAGTTGTCCTTGTTATGGCCTGGTTTTATGGAGGTCATCGGAAAAGTAATGGTTCTCCCGTTTCAAATTGAGATTTATGCGTTCTTTTTAGAAGCACTGTTTATGTCTATTTATGTCTATGCAGCTGAAAGACTACCACCTTGGGCTCGTACGCTCAGTTTAGTATTAGTGGCGTTTGGAGCGATGGCCTCGGCTGTATTAATTTCAAATGTTCATTCCTTTGAAGGAACCCCTGCAGGGTTTAAGATGGAAAATGGTGTGATTTCAGATGTGCAGCCGTGGGTGGCCTTCTTCAATCCGAGTTTTATCGTAACCGCTATTCATGTTGTATTGACGGCGTATACAACAGGGGCATTTGTTATTGCTGCAGTGGCTGCCTTTAAAATGCTGAGAATAGGTCCTAAAAGTGTAGACTACTTATTTCATAAAAAAGCGTTGAAGATTTGTGTTATTACTGGAGGTATTTTCGCTTTATTTACAGCACTGAATGGACATGTCGTTACGCAAAAACTTCATGAATACCAGCCGGAAAAGCTTGCGGCTGCAGAAGGACTCTTTGAAACGCAGACCCATGCACCACTCACTATGCTTGGGTATACGGACCGAGAAACACAGGAAGTGAAATATGGAATTGAGATACCTTGGGCTCTCAGCTTTTTGTCAGGGAACAGTTTTGATACCGAAGTGATTGGTTTAAATGATTTTCCTGAGGAAGAATGGCCGCCGCTATTTGTTCATACGTTGTTTAATTTCATGGTAATAACGGGCAGTATGCTGATCGTCATTGCCTTGTTTATTTATCTTTGGAACTTCCGTAGAAAACGAGAAATTCCTAAGTGGATGCTGGTGATTCTTGTTTTGTCAGGTCCAATGGCCATGATGTCTATCGAAGCAGGCTGGATATTTGCTTGTACTGGTCGTCAGCCGTGGACCATCTATCGTATGTTATCTACAGCAGATTCTGTTACCACTTCGACCAATCTTGGACCCTTATTTGCATCGTTTGCCGTTGTCTATGCGATTCTTGGCATAGCCGTTGTATCCGTCCTGCTTTATTATTTCAAACGAAATACTATACAGGATGATATCTATCGAGCTGAGCAAAAAGGTCTCCCATTATATGGATCAAACTCATAA
- a CDS encoding cytochrome d ubiquinol oxidase subunit II has translation MTDTILAITTLWLFVFFYSILGTMDFGAGFWSFLYFNKEKTKVTNVANRYLSPTWEVTNTFIVLLVISLYALFPGAAYTLGTVLLIPGSLILLLLAIRSAFLVFSHIATKYSKVLTYISGITGIIIPALLISVLPISHGNFVEGEKGQEVLNLSALFTSPHEYAFVGFGVFSTLFLSALLLSDYSKESNEVEAFKIYRKNAMITGPISLVFAFLVMWTMKSEAPWLYENMMEHSWMLLLSVLFFVIGGIGLYLPYFSKRDVKGMPRLAVIAIVIQYFIASFAYGRAHLPYIVYPIVTLENSFTDPATFRAVFIVIIICSAILLPGFYLFWRLFMKDKRYLSQQKQESKK, from the coding sequence ATGACTGATACTATACTCGCAATTACCACGCTCTGGTTATTTGTGTTTTTCTACTCTATTTTGGGAACTATGGACTTCGGAGCGGGGTTTTGGTCCTTTCTCTACTTTAATAAAGAGAAAACAAAGGTGACAAATGTTGCGAATCGTTATCTTTCGCCTACATGGGAAGTTACGAATACGTTCATTGTCCTTTTGGTGATTAGTTTATATGCACTGTTTCCAGGTGCGGCTTATACGCTGGGTACGGTTTTATTAATTCCAGGAAGTCTTATTCTTTTGCTGCTTGCCATTCGAAGCGCATTTTTAGTCTTTTCGCATATTGCAACAAAATACAGCAAAGTTTTAACCTATATCTCTGGGATAACAGGTATCATCATTCCTGCGCTTTTAATAAGCGTTTTACCGATCTCTCATGGGAATTTTGTAGAGGGAGAGAAGGGACAGGAAGTATTGAACCTGTCTGCTCTGTTTACAAGTCCCCATGAATATGCCTTTGTTGGTTTTGGGGTATTCAGTACATTATTTCTATCCGCCCTGCTGCTTTCCGATTACTCAAAAGAATCAAATGAAGTAGAGGCCTTTAAAATTTATCGAAAAAACGCCATGATTACAGGTCCAATATCGTTAGTCTTTGCATTTTTGGTCATGTGGACCATGAAAAGCGAGGCTCCATGGTTGTATGAAAATATGATGGAGCATTCCTGGATGCTGCTGCTATCGGTCCTGTTTTTTGTCATAGGTGGAATTGGACTTTATCTGCCGTATTTCTCTAAAAGAGATGTTAAAGGAATGCCTAGGCTAGCGGTTATTGCGATTGTTATCCAATATTTTATTGCGAGCTTTGCATATGGAAGAGCACATCTTCCGTATATTGTTTATCCAATTGTTACACTGGAGAATAGCTTTACAGATCCAGCAACATTTCGTGCTGTGTTTATCGTAATTATTATTTGCAGCGCCATCTTGCTTCCAGGCTTTTACTTGTTTTGGCGTTTGTTTATGAAGGATAAGCGATATTTATCGCAACAAAAGCAGGAAAGTAAAAAATAG
- a CDS encoding FG-GAP repeat protein: protein MNKKAEIFKYLVFIVAVLFACQAVAAQGKSSQDEKILYHEKKELTGDKKKDAIIVKGIQYENGSDFYKEIILMVTSKGVLREVPLSSGCSPTVSFADLNHDGVKDVLVTVPAFNHEEGDSTPIEAFAFTFKDDKLLDLSVPPAVQVTSQYLNDYKAVLKVDNHKPIVLDVKNRRKEYEELGLYQEGILNEETELMIDSYYSLKTYQILGRGKNLEGRQRINGIHQQDSLADLVSKWHYEKDGWRLVDVKIKPVQMKKK, encoded by the coding sequence ATGAACAAAAAAGCTGAGATTTTCAAATACCTGGTTTTTATTGTAGCTGTTCTGTTTGCCTGCCAAGCAGTAGCTGCTCAGGGGAAAAGCAGTCAAGATGAAAAGATTCTTTATCATGAAAAAAAAGAGCTTACCGGTGATAAAAAGAAAGATGCCATTATTGTAAAAGGAATTCAATATGAAAATGGTAGTGATTTTTACAAAGAAATTATTTTAATGGTTACTAGTAAAGGCGTACTCAGAGAGGTTCCTCTCAGCAGCGGCTGCTCCCCAACCGTATCCTTTGCGGATCTTAATCATGATGGAGTGAAGGATGTCCTCGTTACGGTTCCAGCTTTCAACCATGAGGAGGGTGACTCCACTCCAATAGAAGCTTTTGCCTTTACATTCAAAGATGATAAGCTTCTTGATTTGTCAGTTCCACCAGCTGTACAAGTTACTTCTCAGTATTTAAATGACTATAAGGCTGTTTTGAAGGTGGATAACCACAAACCCATTGTACTTGATGTAAAGAACCGTCGGAAAGAGTATGAGGAGCTCGGCCTGTATCAGGAAGGAATTCTTAATGAAGAAACGGAGCTGATGATTGATTCTTATTATTCATTAAAAACGTATCAAATCCTTGGAAGAGGAAAAAACTTGGAAGGCAGACAAAGAATAAATGGTATTCATCAACAAGATAGCTTGGCTGACCTTGTTTCTAAATGGCATTACGAGAAGGATGGTTGGAGATTAGTGGATGTTAAAATAAAACCTGTTCAAATGAAAAAAAAGTAG
- a CDS encoding staygreen family protein gives MSILDLEKLVITYMPPVTFSHPAEGRKYTVTHDDQSGIITVAIGCHYDQSQINPTMRDEVLAEWKPDRGQYILLVTVHVSDGEFDANHAKIRYMIFQRELPLALQAIMHADIPFLGYYPWLLDSPIYVEFTSIYPESNQTLDYGTPRQYL, from the coding sequence ATGTCGATATTAGATTTGGAAAAGTTAGTGATTACCTATATGCCGCCTGTAACCTTTTCTCATCCGGCAGAGGGCAGGAAATACACAGTTACTCATGATGATCAAAGTGGAATCATTACAGTGGCAATAGGGTGTCATTATGACCAATCTCAAATTAATCCGACGATGAGAGATGAAGTGTTGGCTGAGTGGAAACCTGATCGGGGACAATACATTCTTTTGGTAACTGTTCATGTCAGCGATGGGGAATTTGATGCAAATCATGCGAAAATCCGTTATATGATTTTTCAGCGGGAACTTCCGCTTGCCCTCCAAGCTATTATGCATGCTGATATCCCATTTTTAGGATACTACCCGTGGCTCTTGGATAGTCCGATCTATGTAGAATTCACCTCTATCTATCCTGAATCTAATC